The window GAAACAGCTAAGACACCCCAGTCCCGGTTCGCCAACTGCCGTAGCGACCTCATCACCTGATTGACACCGACGCGGGCATCATCCCCGGGCGCGAACAATTGCAAGTAGTCGAGCAACAACAACCCACAACGCCCTTCCGTAAAGCTCTGCAAGTCACCTAAACCAAAAGGCCCAGGCATAACCTCTATACGATCCAAGTAGGGTCTAATATCATCAGCCGCATCTTCAACCGCTTGCATCTGGGAGGGGGTCAAATCCGCAAACCGGAGTGCCTTCGCGGGCACCCCTGAACGACGTGTCAATTCCCTACCCAGCAGTACGTCAAAACTAGTCTCAGCGTTTGCAACGAATACAGTGATCTCACTATCGTGATCCAATACATCGAACACATACTGCATTGCAAAGGTCGTTTTGCCGAAACCAGGGGGGGCAGCAACAATGGTGATCTTATTTGGCCCACACTCAAAACCATCAATCCAATCACCAGTCGGATAAAGGTAATCGCCCTCCTTGCGTCTCAATCGATCCAATAATGAATCCAAGCATTGAACCGACTCGGAAACCTCACCCGGTAGCACATACCCCTCGGGCACCTGCATAGGCGCTATGCTCAAAGCCCGATACCGCTCATGAACAGTCGCGGAACCGTACTCGGTAGCAATGTCCTGTAGTCGATGGGAGTAGTCCCACGGAGTCGCCCCACCGAACACCTCGACGCCCCACTTTCTTGGAACTAGCTCATTGCCTGCATCCCTTGCACCAATCAGCAAAGAGTCAATCTCCTTCGTAATCTCAGGAGCCATTGTCTGAACCCCCAAAATCACGAATAAAATAATAGGCCGCGAGACTGCGACAAAATCCATCAGGCACTACATTAAAACGCGCTAGCCGCGCCTGCATTTCGCATGCGTGACCACCCGCGACGACCAGTTGGCCATCCTCTATACACGCGTGATGGGTGTAGGCCACTGCACGCCATACAGTGCCCTCGGCTTCCCAACGCAGTTCGTCTATCTTGTCTGCCGGGTACTGGTTGTTAGAATGTGAATGGCGGGTCGCATCGTCAAAAACGCTTTGGGAGTTAGCCATTTTTGGTTGCCTCCCTTTTTTCGTCCCTGGTCTCCAGGGCAGCAATCGCAGCATCGGGTCGGTACAGCCGACGCCGACCGATCATCACGGATGGGATCTTGCCATCAGCTCGCAGTCGGTCCACGCTGCAACGAGACACCCCAAGCAACTCCGCCAACCGGTCGCCGTCGACGAGGCGGGGTTCGGATGACTCGTGCAGAAGGCTCCCCAATTGTCGCATCACGTCGGAGACGATCGCTCTGCGGAATTCATCGGGATCAATGTCTTGCAAATAAAGACTAGGCATGGTGATCCTCCATGCGAGCTTCAATCCAGTCGCGAACGGTCACCAATTCGTGCTCGGCAAGCTCGGACACAAACGTCCTCAACTTGCTCATGCGTCCGGTGTCTTGCGGTTCCTCCACATCCTCGTACTCGTCGCCGCATTCTTCGTACTCGTCTTCCGCGCCATCGTCGGAGACTTCATTCACATCGTCGTCGTCAACGATCTCACCTTGAACGACTTTCTTGCGTGCTTCACTAACGATCTTCGCCGTGACCTTCGTGCCGCGTTCATCAGCTATCTTCTCAGCCTCATCAACAACTTCCTGCTGCTTCTCGGCTGGTGCTTTCGCAAGTTCACGAGCCTGACGCTCGTTCTCGATCTGTGCACCATGGTGCACACTTTGTTCACTGTCCTGTACAGCGTCACTCGACTCGATTAGATAGTAGGCGTATCTCCGCTTGAACCCGAATCGCTCCTCGGCATACGCCACAAAACTTCTGTGGGTCGCCCTGTATAACTTGCTGTCGCGGATTTCCTTCAGCGCGGAGCCGACCTTGAGAAATGTCTTCTGCCCATTGGCAACAATCTTCTCAAGTGACCGGAGACGGTTTGCGTCTTTGGGTGTGATTGACCTCTGCATTAGGTGCCCTCCGACGGTGCGGGGACAGGTCGCATTGCCTTCGCTTTTTGCGATTCTTCGCGATGCTTTGCGAGTGCTCGCTCAATTGTGCGCAGCAATTTCAACTCGCGGCGACGCTCCGCGATGCGTTGTCGGATGGTGAGTTCATCCAACAGGTTTTTCTCGTCCATTGTTTCTCCATCGTTTGAGTGACGATGGAGGAACGATGACATAGCTCATGGACGCCTCGACCGACGACGCATCGGTTTATACGTCGGTCGTTACATCGACCAACTTTGCCCGTGATTTATCAAACTTCACAGTCCATTCAGTATCCGCCAAATCTGTGTTGAGCTTTTCTAAGGCTCGCTTTACAGATGAATCCTTAACACTTCCCTCGTAAACGTCGTCGTTCAATGTGCCGAGCGATACGAAGTGCTTGTGTTTGCGAAGTGCCTCAAACAAATCAAACGAACGTCCTTCGAGCATCGAAGCGATTTCATCGAGTCGGGTATTGTTATCATCCCCAACAGCAGCAACTTCATCTGCCGGAAGATCAATTCCCGCATTCGTAACAGCTCGCTCGACCGCTTCCAGGGCATCCTGCAATGCCTGGGCGGTATCGCGTCGCATCGTCCACAGGTGCAGTTCTCGCTCGTCCTCAGGCGTGTTGTGCGTCACGAGCCAATCAGGCGTTCCCCACCAATACGAAAATGCTTCTTGATGCTCCCGCATTTTTGGAAAACACTCGATCAGCCGTTTCGCATTTCGTCCCACGCTTGGAATGACGGGCGAGTCAGATTTCGAAACGTCAATGCCAGCCTCGACCGCAGCAATACGGGTGACGGCATTCCCAACCAGCGACTCAAGCGACTCCAGATACTCGCCGATCTGTTGAAGGCACAATTGACGTGACGCTTGATCATCAAGCCACGCAAGACGCGATTCGATTTCGTTCATTGAGATTCCCCGTTGAAAGATGCCATCGCGGGCAACCCACGGGGATGGGTCGCCGCGACGGCGATTGAATGCGGCTCATGACTTCCGCAACCAAAATCTTAGCCGATGCCAAAAAGAGCGGTACCCATTGGAGGCCGCGGTTTTTCCGAGCGAGCGCCGACGCGACGAAAAACCGTTCTCTCCTTTCTCTCCTGTTCCGTCAATCGCAAGAATTACCGACGACTTGATCTATCCCGGTTTGCCAGAGATAACTCATTCTGAACTCAACTGAATGTCTTTGCATAACTCACGGTACCTTCCTGATACAATGACGAGCCATGAACCTAAGAGAATTAGTCGAAGCGAATGACACAAAGGTTGGACGGACATTTGATCTGTTCATCCAGGCTCTTATCGTTGTCTCGATTGTTACGTTTTCACTGGAAACTCTCCCGGGGATCAGCTTCCGTCAAAGAGAGATCCTAGGCATCATCGAGACTGTTTGTGTTCTAATCTTTACTGCTGAGTATCTAGCCCGTCTTTTTGTCGCAGACCGGAAGCTGCAATTTGCAACGAGCTTTTTTGGCGTCATCGATTTGCTTGCAATTTTGCCGTTCTATTTGTCACTTGGGGTCGACCTTCGTTCGATACGAGCGTTCCGTTTGCTCAGACTGTTTCGGATTCTGAAGTTAGCTAGGTATAGCAAAGCAATCCGCCGCTTTCACCATGCGCTTCTCATAGCAAGAGAGGAAGTTGTTCTCTTTGGATTTACCGCATTGATCGTGCTGTACTTGGCTGCGGTCGGCATTTACTACTTTGAAAACGAAGCACAACCAGACGCGTTCGCCTCCGTTTTTCATTCTCTCTGGTGGGCTGTCGCAACACTAACCACTGTCGGATACGGCGACGTCTATCCAATTACAGCTGGAGGTCGATGCTTCACGTTCTTGGTGTTGCTCGTTGGGCTTGGCATAGTATCCGTTCCCGCCGGGTTAGTTTCTGCCGCGCTTACAAAAGCACGAGAGATTGAAGACCAGGAATCGGTTGATTCGGAAACTCGATAGACCCAACTAACGATACATTGTACCATAAGGCAAAACCGTTCTCCCTCTGCCGCCATCTGGCCTACGGTAGGGCAAAATAGTTTGAGATGGACATACAATAGGGTCTGCGGTCGGCTTGGGGTCGGGGCACGGGCTTCCGTCTGCAACAGGACATTCGTGCGTCCGCCTTGGGATTGAAGATCGTCTCAGCGAATCCATCTCTCGCGGCCAGTCGTTTCGCCTCCGAGTCGTTTGGCCGGTAGACCGCTTCGCCTTCGCAACCGCAGTTCGTTCCTCACAGCGGATGCTTGGCTTCGCTACCTGATTGACAGCACCACCGGTCTACACTGGCGTCGCTTCAACGTTCCGTTCGCCGCCGACTTCGTTGCGCTGCGCCACATGTTCGTACCTCACATGCCGCTTGCTTCACTTCGCGTCGGACTTGCAGCCGGGCATTCGCACCGTCGCGGCCTCTAAATAGCGGCGTTCGCGATCCATCGCTCACCCGCTTTACTCGGCATCCTGCCTCGTTCGTCGCCGTGTCGCATCGTTCAGCCGATGACGATGGTTCTCGGATCGTACCGCGAAGTAGAACACGTTTGGCTCGAACCACCCTCATCGACTTCACGGGCTCGACGCCATCACTCATCCTTCGTTCGGCTACGTCGACTCACATCGACCGCCTCGCCCCGCTTCGCTTGCTCGGGTCGATCGCTACGCCCATCCATGAGCTTCGCTCACGACGGGCTTCCGTGCCCCGGTCGGGCTTCATGCGCGGACGTCCATGTCCGCGTACTGGTACTCAACATTGCGGTGGCTCTTGGCGGCGATGGGTCGCTCGGTGTAATGGATACCGTTTGTCGCCGCCGCTTCGTGTCGGAGCCTTACGCGAGGTTTCGCGGGCGTGGTTGATCGTTTGGCTACGGGTTGCCGGTTACGCCCGCGTGGTTCGGTCGCCATCGGTTCCCGCAGACGACAAGGCCACGTTCCACCCGGTTGCCGGGATTGCGGCAAAATGTCGCGACGTCCCGGGCTTGGCGACTTGGACGTTGGTTCGCCGCTTGATCCTAGCGACCCACAGGGACGCTTCACGAAGGCCTCACGGCCTTTCTTTGGAATGAGCAAGGCATTAACGAGAAGGAACAAGCCGAAACTTGTTTGGGACTGCGTCCACCTCGGGGAGCCAAGATTCGATTATGCTTTTGGCTGATGTTCGCAATCTCTGGCCGCAGGGGTACCGAGATAAACTCAATGTTGGCAACAGTCGGTTGCCTCCGTGCCAACGATTTTCAAGCAACTTGCAGGGAATTTGCAATGAGAAGATTTGTTTTCGTGACACTCACATGCATGCTCTTAGGCGGCCTTATCGGTTTGACGTCTGCCGTATCCAATCCGACATTTCGGTCCACATCACGTGTGATGATCGAACAGGCACCCAATCCCAAGGACCGAGACGCAAAGCCCATTCCGTTCGAGATTCTGCGATCGCACTTCTATAGCGATTGGGTGTCGTCTATGGCTTTCCGAGATCGGCGAATGCTTCCGTTTCACCGTGAATTTTCCGGTCACGCTGGCATCTTTGCTCGACACGCACGTGAAGCCCTTATTGTGGAACCAGAAGTTACCAGCAACCAGGACTTCAGAATCGCAGCCTTAGTTCACTACGATTCCAAGAATAGGGAACTGGCAGAAGCGGGCGTTAAAAGTTTCGTTCATGCGTTTCAAAATTGGGCGAATCAGAGGCAGCACACTTTACATGGTGATTTGATGCGCACGATCAGTGTCGCGATCGAGCAACTCTATCCAAAGCTTGGTGAACTAGAACGTCAATACCGTGACTTTCGGCGCGATGCTCCATTAGTGTGGAACAGCGACGGCAAAGCGATTAATCCGCATCGTGAGCGTCACTTGTTCTTGACCCAAAAGCGAAGTGAAACAATCGAGGAATTCCGCAGAGTGGAACTTATGTTGAAACAAGCGGAACAACTGGCTGAACAAGCCAAATCTGCGGTCGTTACACTTCCCATCATCGCGAAACTGTTGGATTTTCCAATAGCCAACGTAAAGGTTGTGGAACCCAGTTCGACGGATCCCTCGATTGGCAAACTATTGGTAGAAGCAATCGCGGAACGCAATCGAATCGCCGAGGAGTTGGGGGAAGAAGATTCACAAGTCGTCGAACTCGATCGACGTATTGAATTGCTTGAAACGGAACTCAAAAAGATCGCCAAGAACCAAATTGACCAAGCCTTTGCCAATGCCCTTAAAGAAAGTTCGTCCCAGCAAGTAGCCGCGAAAGATTCTACCATTTCCGCGTCAGAGGTCATTGCCACAATGCTCGATGCTAAAAAAGCGGAAAGCAGTATGCTGAAGGCCTATCGCGCTGAACTTGAACAAAACATTGAGTCTGAGAAACAGGCAAGTGCTAAACTCGCAAAGCTTGAGCAGGATGACGCAGGAATGCAGCGAGAAATAGAACGTAATCGCGAACTACTGAATCAGCTTGAGGAGCAAATGTCACTCGTCGAAATGCAGACGGAGGAAAGCCAATTGAGGATCGTCGAGCTGACAGCACCGTCTGTGGGCCACGTCACTGGCTGGCGTAAGGTCGGAATCGCTACGCTCTTAGGACTTGGGGTCGGCAGCGTGCTATCGCTGTTCTTGGGACTGCTCTCACGAGGAAAATCGGCTGCTGCATAGCTAGTCTGCGGAGGCTACCTCGTGAAGTAAAATGTCGAACGATCACTTAGGGTCTGCGAAAACCAAGGTGCGTCGTCAGATGCGATTTAATAGGTCGACATCTGGCCCCAGGAAGGGTGGAAAGAACTCTGGAGAGTGTTGTCCGCCATCTGGCTTTGGGAGCGGGAAATACTAGCAGGGTGCTATACATCAGGTATCGCGGGAGGCTTGGGGTCGGGCTACCCGGGCTTTCGATGCCATTGCAGTGCCTACAGCAAAACACTCTGCATAAGCCACTGCCGTTTCATGGACACTTTGGTTTATCGCATCCCCACAACAACGTCCGTGAATCGCTTGTAACGCTCCGTCGTATCATCGTGACATCGATGCGTCTCATTGCTTGCGATCGCGTTAGCGTTGATCCCTGTCGCCCCGATTCGATGCAATGCCTTTTGCCACGTTCAGCAGATCACCCTTGGCGGCGTCATCCATCGATTGCCAGATCGTTAACAATTCGGTCGTTTGTTCGTCGGGTTGCTGCGACAGTGACACCGCCCACGACACCGCCGCTTCACCCGTTTGCTTGTTTCCTCGTGTCTCAGACGATTGTGACAGTCCTAGTGGGACAGCTTAATGGCAAGCCAGCCAAAGACTCCACGAGACAAACCCAGATATTCCGGGGGTTTGCAACTTCGGCCACTTTTCGTGTCTTGGAATCTCCGCCCTTGGCTTGCACCGTCGGTGGTGTTTTAGAATCCACCACTTCCGCGTCATCGCCCTTTGCATGGGGTATCGGCTTGGGGGCTGCCGGGAGAGTTGTCATGCCAATCATCTTGGCACCTTCGGCGACGGCTCGGTCGAAACTCGCCTGCATCGTCATCGCGTAGTGGTTGTTCGCGACCGTGGGCGAATTACCAAGCCAGCTTGTCACGTCCTTGGCCAGATAGGAACCCCAAATTCTGCGAACCAGAAAGTGGAAACGTTGCCCAAGGCGCAGGACCCGAGTCAACCGAGTTCCTTGAACAGAGCCCTTGAGCATCGGCTCGTTCCTCGCGATGTCAAAGACTTAATTGTCATACGGCTCGTGGGTGTTTGGCTACCACGGACGGAGTAGCGATATGAGACTGCTTGTGTTTCCTGAGTCGAGTGTTGTGCCGGTTCCGTATTCTGCCCACTTATGTTGCGGGTCAAGCTCGGCTCGGAAATCGCTGGTGGTTAGATCAATGGAGGCGCCGACTTTCCCATCGGACT of the Novipirellula artificiosorum genome contains:
- a CDS encoding GumC domain-containing protein → MRTISVAIEQLYPKLGELERQYRDFRRDAPLVWNSDGKAINPHRERHLFLTQKRSETIEEFRRVELMLKQAEQLAEQAKSAVVTLPIIAKLLDFPIANVKVVEPSSTDPSIGKLLVEAIAERNRIAEELGEEDSQVVELDRRIELLETELKKIAKNQIDQAFANALKESSSQQVAAKDSTISASEVIATMLDAKKAESSMLKAYRAELEQNIESEKQASAKLAKLEQDDAGMQREIERNRELLNQLEEQMSLVEMQTEESQLRIVELTAPSVGHVTGWRKVGIATLLGLGVGSVLSLFLGLLSRGKSAAA
- a CDS encoding ion transporter, producing the protein MNLRELVEANDTKVGRTFDLFIQALIVVSIVTFSLETLPGISFRQREILGIIETVCVLIFTAEYLARLFVADRKLQFATSFFGVIDLLAILPFYLSLGVDLRSIRAFRLLRLFRILKLARYSKAIRRFHHALLIAREEVVLFGFTALIVLYLAAVGIYYFENEAQPDAFASVFHSLWWAVATLTTVGYGDVYPITAGGRCFTFLVLLVGLGIVSVPAGLVSAALTKAREIEDQESVDSETR
- a CDS encoding DnaB-like helicase C-terminal domain-containing protein, producing MAPEITKEIDSLLIGARDAGNELVPRKWGVEVFGGATPWDYSHRLQDIATEYGSATVHERYRALSIAPMQVPEGYVLPGEVSESVQCLDSLLDRLRRKEGDYLYPTGDWIDGFECGPNKITIVAAPPGFGKTTFAMQYVFDVLDHDSEITVFVANAETSFDVLLGRELTRRSGVPAKALRFADLTPSQMQAVEDAADDIRPYLDRIEVMPGPFGLGDLQSFTEGRCGLLLLDYLQLFAPGDDARVGVNQVMRSLRQLANRDWGVLAVSAVTRGRNKNGSSYESSQLSMASLKESGEIEFMADSIYLLCDDGPVDDNDKVRKVDLQCGKNRHGERVPHDLVFNMPAMRFERPEPVVEPHSEFLDYGDANPFAAESYEEASF
- a CDS encoding helix-turn-helix domain-containing protein, which translates into the protein MPSLYLQDIDPDEFRRAIVSDVMRQLGSLLHESSEPRLVDGDRLAELLGVSRCSVDRLRADGKIPSVMIGRRRLYRPDAAIAALETRDEKREATKNG